The Barnesiella intestinihominis YIT 11860 genome includes a window with the following:
- a CDS encoding choice-of-anchor J domain-containing protein, which translates to MKKNLITFCFLLLLFVPFGTKAHLIAPRNASEKTTVIPASRISSPKGLTKVLENTVDGTTLYGNLIFAQSWGNDSSPMGIYKFNTTDNPKAELVYRSEAGPIGANGGATLVDAKYFYCITYTKLSGTTISNELICYDIESWTEVSRKAIPLTTISTDMTWNPADQKVYGAFYNTTKNGYVFGTLDLETGAVNKLSDITLQDDKGYPAGFVVIAANSIGEVYGISQMGDLYKFNTEDGSYSLIGATGYTPLYQQSGCFDFTTKQLYWAACNENSSGIYQVNTDTGEATLLGSFNDLEEFVGLYSLSPNADLEGPGSVTDIDIAFEGAALSGTITFKLPTTTVSGNKLSGDINYTVEIDDETLSSGTSTAGSLVELPITLSEGNHTLGITTHTIHGTGPAYKASFYVGTDTPATVTGITVNRESDNVTIAWEAVTKGQHGGYVDISLLTYNVIRKPDNKIIATRTTETTVTDTELPLILSEYTYEIIVSDGTRQSDPALSDGIMLGSYLEPPYNHSFKSMDSFDQYTIINANEDDKAWTATVNGAQLNYSRTLAADDWIVSPAMKLKAGFLYTLILKGRSSSATYKERFEVKYGTEATADALTNVIIEPNFFTTSKEETFQAVFSPQSDGTYYIGIHGISDKYMGSLYIYSIEITEPINALAPAATDEMNAVAAPEGALGATISATAPSKRADGSNLTTIAKAEIWNKTKERLVGSIDNPQPGSEVSITDTQAANGFNTYSIAFFNEAGKGYETECNAYIGIDIPTAVINPHVVQAGDKAVLTWEAPVTGINGGYIDPEKLTYQISQLQPMSVSTATEITGLTYTDESLNADSGQMLLSYQISAKSIAGEGEATPTNSILFGTPYPAPFTESWPEGKTENDPWAIDIVEKGYGDWSVTQTSFSTILGAQDGDDGWISFSGPGSYRLVSPKINVATLENPVLKIWVNNPDGLSEIHIQASVDLGTNWTTLLEINSADNNIWKCHAIDLSNYRNADFLQIGILGATEDWGAESVMIDNLRIFDQLANDLVLNGFTGPESVIGAKPADYSVKIYNDGTNEATDYKVCIYSGDKLIAEQNGKPIRSDAYETFDFVLSSPVNSTVFDLTAKIEFDGDLDTDNNSAALSVAVERPKYPTIDNLSAEDNDNSVSLTWSRPALSCIPDPATDDIESYEEWSIGGIDDSNRTGTIGDYTVYDNDGQTTAKINAWAPQYPNSEAKMAFQVMSTNSESLSQQLTFYGLTAHSGKQLFACWSTMGGAANDDYLILPELKDGNRSISFWARSIPFMYGGEGYDKFEIVYSTGNNDIDNFVILEGSETIVPDGLERDPENGYNKYSFELPDNAKYVAIHCISSGKIGLLIDDIEFIAANMPDETLILNGYNLYRNGELYKQLPATEGYTDTEIEKGNIYTYNVTAVFDKGESPYSNTVTVDRSQSGIDETSGNPIKVYAAGHTIVIENVDNRQAEIFKIDGSKIFDEIISYKDRIRVETGIYIVRIDGKSFKVIVR; encoded by the coding sequence ATGAAAAAAAATCTAATCACATTTTGCTTTTTATTGCTATTATTTGTGCCCTTTGGTACAAAAGCGCATCTGATCGCTCCACGGAACGCATCAGAAAAAACGACTGTCATTCCGGCCTCCCGAATCTCCTCTCCAAAGGGACTTACAAAAGTTTTGGAAAACACAGTCGACGGAACGACCCTTTATGGGAACCTTATCTTTGCTCAAAGTTGGGGAAACGATTCCAGTCCTATGGGTATCTACAAATTCAATACGACAGACAACCCTAAGGCAGAATTGGTGTATCGTTCCGAAGCCGGACCGATAGGAGCCAATGGAGGAGCGACTCTCGTCGATGCAAAATATTTCTACTGTATTACCTATACAAAATTAAGCGGTACGACGATAAGCAACGAATTGATTTGTTACGACATCGAATCGTGGACAGAGGTAAGCCGTAAAGCTATACCTTTAACGACTATTTCCACCGACATGACTTGGAATCCGGCAGACCAAAAAGTGTACGGAGCCTTCTACAACACGACTAAAAACGGTTATGTATTCGGAACTCTCGACCTTGAAACCGGTGCAGTAAACAAACTATCGGATATCACTCTGCAAGACGACAAGGGATATCCTGCCGGATTCGTAGTCATAGCAGCCAATTCCATCGGTGAAGTATATGGCATTTCCCAAATGGGAGATTTATACAAATTCAATACCGAAGACGGCTCATATAGCCTTATCGGAGCTACCGGATACACACCTCTTTACCAACAAAGCGGATGCTTCGACTTCACGACCAAGCAACTTTATTGGGCAGCCTGCAACGAAAATTCCTCCGGTATTTATCAAGTAAACACCGATACGGGAGAGGCTACACTACTCGGGTCCTTTAACGATTTGGAAGAATTTGTGGGACTATATTCCCTAAGTCCTAACGCAGACCTCGAAGGGCCGGGAAGCGTTACCGACATCGACATCGCATTCGAAGGAGCAGCCCTTTCAGGTACAATAACTTTCAAACTCCCCACTACGACTGTCAGTGGTAACAAACTCTCCGGCGATATAAACTACACCGTTGAAATAGACGATGAAACCCTTTCGTCAGGCACATCGACCGCCGGTTCGCTTGTCGAACTGCCGATAACCCTATCCGAAGGGAATCACACTTTGGGAATCACGACACATACAATACATGGCACAGGTCCGGCTTACAAGGCCTCATTCTATGTCGGCACAGATACTCCGGCAACGGTCACAGGAATCACGGTCAACCGAGAAAGCGACAATGTAACAATCGCATGGGAAGCAGTAACGAAGGGTCAACATGGAGGATACGTAGATATAAGCCTATTGACTTATAACGTCATACGCAAACCCGACAACAAGATTATCGCTACCCGAACAACCGAAACGACCGTCACGGATACAGAGCTACCTCTCATTCTGAGTGAATACACATACGAAATCATAGTCTCAGACGGCACTCGACAAAGTGATCCCGCTCTATCCGACGGAATAATGCTCGGTTCATATCTCGAACCACCTTACAACCATTCGTTCAAGTCGATGGATAGTTTCGACCAATATACTATCATCAATGCCAACGAGGACGACAAAGCATGGACGGCAACGGTCAACGGTGCACAACTCAATTATAGCCGCACACTCGCCGCCGACGACTGGATCGTCTCTCCGGCCATGAAGTTGAAAGCGGGTTTCCTATATACCCTCATCTTAAAAGGACGTTCCAGTAGCGCCACTTACAAAGAACGGTTTGAAGTAAAATACGGGACAGAAGCAACAGCCGACGCTTTGACAAACGTCATTATAGAACCTAATTTCTTCACAACCTCGAAAGAAGAGACCTTCCAAGCTGTATTCTCGCCTCAATCCGACGGAACATATTATATAGGTATTCACGGTATCAGCGATAAATACATGGGGTCGTTATATATCTATTCCATCGAAATTACAGAGCCGATCAACGCGCTTGCCCCAGCAGCGACAGACGAAATGAACGCTGTTGCCGCTCCCGAAGGAGCGCTCGGAGCGACCATATCGGCGACCGCCCCCTCTAAGCGAGCCGATGGCAGCAACTTGACAACAATCGCCAAAGCCGAAATTTGGAACAAAACAAAAGAAAGACTTGTAGGAAGCATCGACAATCCACAACCCGGTAGCGAAGTATCCATAACCGATACTCAGGCTGCTAACGGATTCAATACCTACTCGATCGCATTCTTTAATGAGGCTGGAAAAGGATACGAAACAGAATGCAATGCATACATCGGGATAGACATTCCCACCGCTGTTATAAACCCACACGTAGTACAAGCCGGAGACAAGGCAGTACTTACATGGGAAGCACCTGTGACAGGTATCAACGGCGGTTACATCGACCCCGAAAAACTAACCTACCAGATTTCGCAATTGCAGCCGATGTCTGTTTCGACTGCCACCGAAATAACCGGACTTACCTATACCGACGAATCATTGAACGCCGATTCGGGACAAATGCTTCTAAGTTATCAAATAAGCGCAAAAAGTATCGCAGGCGAGGGCGAAGCCACACCTACCAACTCCATACTTTTCGGGACTCCCTATCCGGCTCCATTCACAGAGTCTTGGCCTGAGGGTAAAACCGAAAACGACCCGTGGGCAATCGACATCGTCGAAAAAGGATATGGCGATTGGTCGGTAACACAGACCAGTTTCTCCACAATATTGGGAGCACAAGACGGCGATGACGGTTGGATATCGTTCAGCGGACCCGGCTCGTACCGACTGGTTTCTCCCAAAATAAACGTCGCTACACTCGAAAATCCGGTGTTGAAAATATGGGTAAATAATCCCGACGGGTTATCCGAGATTCATATTCAGGCAAGTGTCGATTTAGGTACAAATTGGACAACGCTTCTCGAAATCAACAGCGCAGACAATAATATATGGAAATGCCACGCCATCGACCTTAGTAACTATCGCAACGCAGACTTCCTGCAAATAGGTATTCTCGGAGCAACCGAAGATTGGGGCGCCGAAAGCGTCATGATCGATAACCTGCGAATTTTCGACCAACTGGCAAACGATCTTGTTCTGAATGGATTTACAGGTCCCGAATCGGTTATCGGGGCAAAGCCGGCAGACTATTCTGTCAAGATATATAACGATGGAACCAATGAGGCTACCGACTACAAAGTATGTATCTATTCGGGAGACAAACTCATTGCGGAACAAAACGGTAAACCCATACGATCCGATGCCTACGAGACTTTCGATTTCGTCCTTTCGTCACCGGTAAACAGTACGGTCTTCGACCTCACTGCAAAAATAGAATTCGATGGCGATCTCGACACAGACAACAACTCGGCTGCACTGTCGGTCGCAGTCGAACGACCCAAATATCCCACCATCGACAACCTCAGTGCCGAAGATAACGACAACTCGGTATCGCTCACATGGAGCAGACCCGCTTTATCCTGTATCCCCGATCCCGCTACCGACGACATCGAAAGTTACGAAGAGTGGAGTATCGGCGGAATTGACGACAGTAATCGTACCGGAACCATCGGAGACTACACGGTGTACGACAACGATGGTCAAACGACGGCCAAGATAAACGCATGGGCTCCCCAATACCCGAACAGCGAAGCGAAAATGGCATTCCAAGTCATGAGTACGAACTCCGAATCTCTGTCACAACAATTGACTTTCTATGGCCTCACCGCTCACTCGGGCAAACAATTGTTCGCTTGTTGGAGTACTATGGGAGGAGCTGCCAACGACGATTACCTGATATTACCCGAGCTTAAAGATGGCAATAGAAGTATCAGTTTCTGGGCTCGCTCAATTCCTTTTATGTATGGAGGAGAAGGCTATGACAAGTTCGAGATCGTGTACTCGACCGGCAACAACGACATCGACAACTTCGTAATCCTCGAAGGTAGCGAAACAATCGTCCCCGATGGATTGGAGCGAGATCCTGAAAACGGATACAACAAATACAGCTTCGAACTGCCGGACAATGCCAAATATGTCGCAATCCACTGTATATCTTCGGGCAAAATCGGTTTGCTCATCGACGATATAGAGTTTATTGCAGCCAATATGCCCGATGAAACGCTTATCCTCAATGGATATAACCTGTATCGCAATGGCGAACTGTACAAACAACTCCCGGCGACCGAGGGCTATACCGACACGGAAATAGAAAAAGGAAACATTTATACCTACAATGTCACGGCCGTATTCGATAAAGGAGAATCGCCATATTCCAACACGGTTACGGTAGATAGGTCTCAATCGGGTATCGATGAGACATCTGGAAACCCGATAAAAGTATATGCCGCCGGCCACACGATCGTCATTGAAAATGTCGATAACCGGCAAGCCGAAATATTCAAAATAGACGGTAGCAAAATTTTCGACGAGATTATTTCTTACAAAGACCGGATTCGCGTTGAAACCGGCATATATATTGTTCGCATCGATGGAAAATCGTTCAAAGTCATAGTCCGATAA
- a CDS encoding polyprenol monophosphomannose synthase encodes MDSTALSRSDSIVLIPTYNEKENIAAIIHAVFELPRQFHILIIDDNSPDGTGAIVKDLQKQFPGALHLMERTGKQGLGTAYIAGFKWAIEHRYEYIFEMDADFSHNPKDLMNLLAACKTGGADMAIGSRYVTGVNVVNWPMGRVMMSYFASKYVRFVTGMKIHDTTAGFVCYRRRVLETIGLDSIRFKGYAFQIEMKFTTYKYGFTIKEVPIIFINRVLGESKMNTSIFGEAVFGVIRLKINSWFRKYPKQGN; translated from the coding sequence ATGGACAGTACAGCGCTTTCGAGATCAGACAGCATAGTTCTCATTCCCACTTACAATGAGAAAGAAAACATTGCCGCAATTATCCATGCCGTATTCGAACTTCCCCGTCAGTTCCATATACTCATCATCGACGACAACTCCCCCGACGGAACAGGAGCGATTGTCAAAGATTTACAAAAACAATTTCCGGGCGCTCTCCACCTCATGGAACGAACCGGGAAACAAGGGCTGGGAACAGCCTATATTGCAGGATTCAAGTGGGCTATCGAACACCGATACGAATATATTTTCGAGATGGATGCCGATTTCTCCCACAACCCCAAAGACCTGATGAATCTGTTAGCCGCTTGCAAAACCGGTGGTGCGGATATGGCTATCGGTTCCCGCTACGTCACGGGAGTGAACGTAGTTAATTGGCCTATGGGAAGAGTCATGATGTCCTATTTCGCATCAAAGTATGTGCGTTTCGTCACCGGTATGAAAATACACGACACGACCGCAGGATTCGTTTGTTACCGACGTCGGGTACTCGAAACGATCGGACTCGATTCAATCCGATTCAAAGGATATGCCTTTCAAATCGAAATGAAATTCACGACCTACAAATACGGATTCACCATCAAAGAAGTACCCATTATATTCATTAACCGAGTATTGGGTGAAAGTAAAATGAACACCAGCATATTCGGTGAAGCTGTATTCGGAGTCATCAGATTAAAAATAAACAGTTGGTTCCGCAAATACCCCAAGCAGGGAAATTAA
- a CDS encoding dihydroorotase has protein sequence MCRTIITNGTIVNDGEHFIGSIIVKGEFIESVIKGKLPENIVCNTDRIIDASGKWILPGVIDDQVHFREPGLTHKAEIATESVAAVAGGITSFMEMPNTVPQTTTLEALEWKYSRAAEVSPANYSFYIGATNDNFEVLKQVDFSQVCGVKIFMGSSTGNMLVDSEKTLRRIFAEIPALIAVHCEQESIIQANKKYYTERFGEDLPIFFHPLIRSAEACYTSSAKAVELATRYDTRLHVLHLSTAREMSLFDNHKPLSEKHITGEVCVHHLWFDDNDYAQFGNRIKWNPAIKTCADRRALLDALRCGKLDVVATDHAPHLWSEKQGSCLKAASGGPLIQHSLQTMLELSLKGEFTIEQVVEKMCHAPATLYRIDRRGYLRSGHYADIVVVDPCKPYTVTTENILSKCKWSPFEGHTFPISIDRTFVNGNEVFSEGKVCNRTRGKRLTFHDNPTQNKNV, from the coding sequence ATGTGCAGAACAATCATTACAAACGGAACAATCGTAAACGATGGAGAACATTTCATCGGGAGCATCATCGTCAAAGGAGAGTTTATCGAATCCGTCATAAAGGGAAAACTTCCTGAAAATATCGTATGCAACACAGACCGTATCATCGACGCCTCGGGCAAATGGATTCTCCCCGGAGTTATCGACGACCAAGTGCATTTCAGAGAGCCGGGACTCACTCATAAAGCCGAGATCGCCACCGAATCGGTTGCAGCGGTCGCAGGAGGAATCACCTCCTTTATGGAAATGCCCAATACCGTTCCCCAAACGACGACCCTCGAAGCCCTTGAATGGAAATACTCTCGTGCAGCCGAAGTTTCCCCGGCGAACTATTCTTTTTATATCGGCGCTACCAACGATAATTTCGAGGTACTGAAACAGGTTGACTTCTCACAGGTTTGTGGTGTAAAAATTTTCATGGGATCATCTACCGGAAATATGCTGGTAGACAGCGAAAAAACATTACGACGGATCTTCGCCGAAATTCCTGCGCTCATCGCCGTACATTGCGAACAAGAATCCATCATACAAGCTAACAAAAAATATTATACCGAACGCTTCGGAGAGGATTTACCCATTTTCTTCCACCCTCTTATCCGCAGTGCCGAGGCCTGCTATACATCTTCGGCCAAAGCCGTGGAATTAGCGACAAGATACGATACCCGATTGCATGTCCTACACCTCTCCACGGCACGGGAAATGTCTCTTTTCGACAATCATAAACCACTCTCGGAGAAACATATCACGGGCGAAGTATGCGTGCACCATCTCTGGTTCGACGACAACGACTACGCCCAATTCGGGAACCGCATAAAATGGAATCCTGCCATCAAAACCTGTGCCGATCGTCGGGCTCTGCTCGATGCACTTCGATGCGGCAAACTCGATGTCGTGGCGACAGACCACGCCCCTCACCTATGGAGCGAAAAACAAGGTTCCTGTCTGAAAGCGGCATCCGGTGGTCCGCTGATACAGCATTCCTTGCAAACCATGTTGGAACTTTCTCTAAAAGGAGAATTCACGATCGAGCAAGTCGTTGAAAAGATGTGCCACGCTCCGGCGACGCTCTACCGCATCGACCGCCGGGGATACCTGCGCTCCGGGCACTACGCCGATATCGTTGTCGTCGACCCTTGCAAACCCTACACAGTAACAACAGAAAATATTCTGTCGAAATGTAAATGGTCTCCTTTCGAGGGACACACATTCCCAATATCGATCGATCGTACTTTCGTCAACGGAAACGAAGTATTCTCCGAAGGGAAAGTATGCAATCGAACCCGAGGAAAACGACTTACATTCCACGATAATCCAACTCAAAACAAAAATGTTTAG
- a CDS encoding phosphodiester glycosidase family protein: MKHIRLIFSAILLSLVVPCGYAQTLQDSLAIAHAQWHTDTLQHGAVCMYTNIHVFDSPQQISIIKYDPKKYKTQIVQAPQMTMTSHLAKENQAEAAINGSYFNVKTGAPTTFIRLDGIVRGETTRAEAFRTDGAISTDKNKIKIHTFDSITSKKLGKKYKNILAAGPLLLKNGVRQMAPTFPENTGKATKGNAHSSDVPQGFFKRHPRAFIGITPDNQIMMVVVDGRFKKHSVGMSIDELSYLAKQLGMRDALNLDGGGSSTLWNNKTGIVNHPYDNKKFDHEGEREVSNAILVIPNK; the protein is encoded by the coding sequence ATGAAACACATTAGACTTATTTTTTCAGCGATACTCTTATCGCTCGTCGTTCCATGCGGATACGCACAAACACTACAAGACTCATTGGCTATCGCCCATGCACAATGGCATACCGATACGTTGCAACACGGAGCAGTATGCATGTACACGAATATACACGTATTCGATTCACCCCAACAAATTTCTATCATAAAATACGATCCTAAAAAGTATAAAACTCAAATCGTACAAGCTCCGCAAATGACGATGACCAGCCATTTGGCAAAGGAAAATCAGGCCGAAGCCGCAATCAACGGCAGCTACTTCAATGTAAAAACAGGAGCCCCCACGACATTCATACGGCTCGACGGTATCGTTCGTGGAGAAACCACCCGTGCCGAAGCCTTTCGCACAGACGGGGCTATCTCCACAGATAAAAACAAAATAAAAATTCATACCTTCGACTCCATTACAAGTAAAAAATTGGGCAAAAAATACAAAAACATTTTGGCCGCAGGACCTCTATTGTTGAAAAACGGAGTACGCCAAATGGCTCCGACCTTCCCAGAAAACACAGGCAAAGCCACCAAAGGAAACGCCCACAGTTCCGACGTTCCACAAGGTTTCTTCAAACGCCACCCTCGTGCTTTTATCGGCATTACCCCAGACAACCAAATCATGATGGTAGTGGTGGACGGCCGTTTCAAAAAACACTCGGTAGGTATGTCTATCGATGAACTATCTTATTTGGCAAAACAATTAGGCATGCGCGACGCACTGAATCTCGATGGTGGAGGGTCTTCCACCTTGTGGAACAATAAAACGGGAATCGTCAATCACCCGTACGATAACAAAAAATTCGACCACGAAGGAGAAAGAGAAGTAAGCAACGCCATACTTGTTATTCCTAATAAATAA
- a CDS encoding calcineurin-like phosphoesterase C-terminal domain-containing protein, whose translation MKTLLKTIGIVSTLIGSSFLFQNCSEKESIPEGIIPPTDSVSSKIEIKNFSIEAQIHTSPDSTVTMQGEGFLQSDTVALISETAANNTYALPLASVTKQSADIVMPKNIVSDTYQLWLKRETDSCRLGKTTLIIENAVDLNIPDIAGMTLKGVVYCENKPLPNVVVSDGYNVVQTDEQGRYYIQSDKKSGFVFISVPGNYEVAIKDNNQPVFFYRLAKDDSVEQHDFELTATDNTNHVLLALADMHLANRNNDLSQFKLRFLPDLNTTVEKYRSEGKKVYGLTLGDMTWDQYWYSNRYDLSKYLITIKSVDLPIFNCTGNHDNNPYCADDWQAEQAYKDIIGPTYYSFNLGNAHYIVLDNIQYINTGASQGTIGKRNYNKKLTEDQLNWLKKDLATVTDKNAPLFVAMHAQLYANPTSLPQKNTISMSGGSTLVNYLKEFTNAHIITGHTHINYTIEPSDQLIEHNIAAVCATWWWTGKNGYANNHICKDGSPGGYKIFTINDNDVKWLYKGIKEEESKQFRSYDLNQCHITAEAFAPESTEAEMGAYSDTYGTKNNKNEILVNVWGYDPEWKVEMTENGKPLEVTRVVAKDPLHIISYEAKRLNVGATPTADFVSCATAHMFKATASNATSTIEIKVTDRFGNTYSETMNRPKSLSCSMK comes from the coding sequence ATGAAAACACTGTTGAAAACCATAGGAATCGTAAGTACACTGATTGGCAGCTCATTTTTATTTCAAAACTGTTCCGAAAAAGAGAGTATTCCGGAAGGTATTATCCCCCCTACCGACTCGGTAAGCTCAAAGATAGAAATTAAAAATTTCTCGATCGAAGCCCAAATTCATACCTCACCGGACAGTACGGTTACCATGCAAGGCGAAGGATTTCTGCAATCCGATACAGTCGCTTTGATATCCGAGACCGCCGCCAACAATACCTATGCGTTACCTCTTGCCTCGGTTACGAAACAGAGTGCCGACATTGTCATGCCGAAAAATATCGTCTCCGATACATACCAGTTATGGCTCAAACGGGAAACAGATTCCTGCCGATTGGGAAAAACGACATTGATTATCGAGAATGCCGTAGACTTAAACATTCCCGATATTGCCGGCATGACTCTCAAAGGTGTAGTATATTGCGAAAATAAACCCTTACCCAATGTCGTCGTATCCGACGGATATAACGTAGTACAGACCGACGAGCAAGGACGATATTATATACAATCCGATAAAAAAAGTGGATTTGTATTTATCTCTGTTCCGGGAAATTACGAAGTTGCGATTAAAGACAACAACCAACCCGTTTTTTTCTATCGTTTGGCAAAAGACGATTCCGTAGAACAACACGACTTCGAACTCACCGCAACCGACAACACCAATCATGTTTTATTAGCCTTAGCCGATATGCACTTGGCCAACCGCAACAATGACCTATCTCAGTTTAAACTGAGATTTCTACCAGACTTAAATACCACGGTAGAAAAATATAGGTCAGAAGGCAAAAAAGTATACGGCCTCACGTTGGGCGATATGACTTGGGATCAATATTGGTATTCCAATCGTTATGATTTAAGCAAGTACCTGATCACTATCAAATCGGTCGATCTGCCCATTTTCAACTGTACAGGAAATCACGATAACAACCCTTACTGTGCAGACGACTGGCAAGCCGAGCAGGCTTATAAAGATATCATAGGGCCAACTTACTATTCTTTCAATTTGGGGAATGCACACTATATTGTATTGGACAACATTCAATACATCAATACAGGAGCCAGTCAAGGAACGATCGGCAAACGTAACTACAACAAGAAACTCACGGAAGACCAGCTCAATTGGTTAAAAAAGGACTTAGCGACCGTTACCGACAAAAATGCGCCACTATTCGTAGCCATGCACGCACAACTATATGCCAACCCCACATCTTTACCACAAAAAAATACTATTTCCATGAGCGGAGGATCGACACTGGTCAACTACCTCAAAGAATTTACCAACGCTCATATTATCACTGGGCATACCCACATCAATTACACCATCGAACCCTCCGATCAACTTATCGAACATAACATTGCAGCGGTATGCGCGACATGGTGGTGGACCGGTAAAAACGGATATGCAAACAACCATATTTGCAAAGACGGTTCACCCGGTGGGTACAAAATATTCACAATAAACGACAACGATGTAAAATGGCTCTACAAAGGAATCAAAGAGGAAGAATCGAAACAGTTCCGCAGCTACGACCTGAACCAATGTCATATTACAGCCGAAGCCTTTGCCCCTGAGTCCACAGAAGCGGAAATGGGAGCTTACAGCGATACTTACGGGACAAAAAATAATAAGAACGAGATATTGGTCAATGTTTGGGGATATGACCCGGAATGGAAAGTCGAGATGACCGAAAACGGCAAACCTTTGGAGGTGACACGAGTCGTTGCCAAAGACCCCTTACATATTATTTCTTACGAAGCCAAAAGGCTAAACGTAGGGGCTACCCCGACAGCCGATTTCGTTTCCTGTGCGACCGCCCATATGTTCAAGGCCACAGCATCGAACGCAACCTCTACCATAGAAATAAAAGTAACAGACCGATTTGGAAATACATACAGTGAAACAATGAATCGGCCCAAATCACTCAGTTGCTCTATGAAATAA
- a CDS encoding alkaline phosphatase, with protein MKQFAKKSLVLFIALFFTAALSAKTPKYIFYCIGDGMSFAHVMATQLFYENGNYEDGNESLVFLDFPVRSAIRTYANNSLITCSAAAGTALATGHKTNLAHIGIGPDKQPLTSVAKQLRDKGYAIGIITSGQLDDATPAAFYAGQMRNDTYQIGKEGADSQFDFLAGSTLMKPFNRRDPSQPYIYDYYRQKGYTVCRGPEGYNSKKNADKILLVDTDTTLKKWLPYVIEREPGKLGLEFMVQAGIEKLYKKKNKKGFFMMIEGASIDHASHPRDIATAIKETIEFDRSVRLAYEFYKKHPDETLIIVTADHETGGLTIGETTTHPFNWEYVNYQKMSKESLSKLFQKMRETGEIDTWEKTKKILAENTGLWDKIPVNAGEEAQLMQCYYETIVKKSSKQEITLYAKSEPLVADAIALLNKKIGVGWTSFSHTGGFVPFYAIGCQARQFGALNDNIEIPNTIRKIMKIK; from the coding sequence ATGAAACAATTTGCAAAAAAGTCTTTGGTTCTTTTCATCGCCCTATTCTTTACGGCCGCATTATCCGCAAAAACACCCAAATACATCTTTTATTGTATCGGTGACGGCATGAGTTTTGCCCATGTAATGGCAACCCAACTTTTCTACGAAAACGGGAACTATGAAGATGGAAACGAATCGCTGGTTTTCCTCGATTTCCCTGTCCGTTCCGCCATCAGAACCTATGCCAACAATAGTCTCATCACTTGCTCTGCTGCCGCAGGCACAGCATTGGCTACCGGCCATAAAACCAATTTAGCTCATATCGGAATCGGTCCTGACAAACAACCGTTAACCTCCGTTGCCAAACAACTGAGAGACAAAGGATATGCAATCGGAATTATCACCAGCGGGCAACTCGACGATGCTACCCCTGCGGCCTTTTATGCTGGGCAAATGCGAAACGACACCTACCAAATAGGTAAAGAAGGTGCAGATAGCCAATTCGATTTTTTAGCCGGGAGTACATTAATGAAACCATTTAACAGGAGAGACCCAAGCCAACCTTATATATACGACTACTATCGCCAAAAAGGCTACACGGTATGCCGAGGTCCGGAAGGCTATAACTCCAAAAAAAATGCAGACAAAATACTCCTAGTAGATACCGACACCACACTCAAAAAATGGTTACCCTACGTGATAGAAAGGGAGCCCGGTAAATTAGGTTTGGAGTTTATGGTTCAAGCCGGTATAGAAAAACTATATAAAAAGAAAAATAAAAAAGGATTTTTCATGATGATCGAAGGCGCAAGTATCGATCACGCTTCTCACCCCCGCGATATAGCTACGGCAATTAAGGAAACTATCGAATTCGATCGAAGTGTACGCTTGGCATACGAATTCTATAAGAAACACCCCGATGAAACTCTCATCATCGTAACCGCCGACCACGAAACCGGAGGGCTCACCATTGGAGAAACGACTACACACCCTTTCAACTGGGAGTATGTAAACTATCAGAAAATGTCCAAAGAATCCCTCTCCAAATTATTTCAAAAAATGAGAGAGACAGGAGAAATAGATACTTGGGAAAAAACAAAAAAAATATTGGCCGAGAACACCGGATTATGGGATAAAATTCCTGTAAACGCAGGGGAGGAGGCCCAGTTAATGCAATGCTACTACGAGACGATTGTTAAAAAAAGCAGTAAACAGGAAATTACACTATATGCAAAAAGCGAACCTCTCGTTGCCGATGCCATTGCTCTATTGAATAAAAAAATAGGAGTAGGCTGGACTAGCTTTTCACACACGGGTGGATTCGTTCCATTCTACGCCATCGGCTGCCAAGCCCGACAATTCGGAGCTTTGAACGATAACATTGAAATACCCAATACGATTCGGAAAATCATGAAAATAAAATAA